A single genomic interval of Helianthus annuus cultivar XRQ/B chromosome 13, HanXRQr2.0-SUNRISE, whole genome shotgun sequence harbors:
- the LOC110920338 gene encoding lysine-rich arabinogalactan protein 19-like, with protein sequence MSVAPSPPHDFEAGLELDFVPDDQPVDAPADPEPIPAPEPLPDHDPIPFGIPDIAPLIPDPVLAPADPPVIEPVTSPLAPTPADVAPFQPGESEPAFVLPRSSPSPFSHPPAPLTPFPEFDTRFLTVEQQISYLLRHVYQLEEELAHVRSLLFVPPPPPPPPLA encoded by the exons ATGTCAGTTGCACCGTCTCCTCCACATGACTTTGAGGCTGGACTTGAGCTTGATTTTGTTCCTGATGATCAACCTGTTGATGCACCCGCTGATCCTGAGCCGATACCTGCTCCTGAGCCTTTGCCTGATCATGATCCTATCCCATTTGGCATACCTGACATTGCACCACTCATACCAGATCCAGTTCTTGCACCCGCTGACCCTCCTGTTATCGAGCCAGTCACTTCCCCACTTGCACccacacccgctgatgttgctcctttTCAGCCAGGAGAGTCTGAG CCTGCTTTTGTTCTCCCTCGTTCATCACCGTCCCCATTTTCACATCCTCCTGCACCGCTCACTCCATTTCCTGAGTTTGATACTCGATTTCTTACCGTTGAGCAGCAGATCAGTTATCTGTTGCGCCATGTTTATCAGCTTGAGGAGGAGCTTGCGCATGTGCGCAGCTTGCTTTttgttcctccacctcctcctccaccaccattAGCATAG